In one window of Spartinivicinus marinus DNA:
- a CDS encoding ABC transporter substrate-binding protein, whose protein sequence is MKPLKLIGAVLLAVCATTATAKEWKKVRIGVEGAYPPFSWTTEKGELKGFDIDIANALCAAMKAECKLVPQDWDGIIPALLARKYDAIVASMSITEERKKKVAFTNKYYHTPVKFIRKKGSSIEVTDGGLKGKTVGVQRSTVADKYITEKYGEVVTIKRYGTQDEAYLDMKAGRLDLLLGDIIPLNDGFLKKGNDDKFEFVGPDITDKRWFGEGIGIALRKRDKDLKDKLNMAIEQIRKDGTYDKIRANYFDFDIYGD, encoded by the coding sequence ATGAAACCTTTGAAGTTAATAGGGGCAGTATTACTGGCCGTTTGTGCAACAACCGCAACTGCTAAAGAATGGAAAAAAGTGCGAATTGGCGTAGAAGGCGCATATCCTCCATTTAGCTGGACAACAGAAAAGGGCGAATTAAAAGGCTTTGATATTGATATTGCCAATGCGCTGTGTGCGGCCATGAAAGCAGAATGTAAATTGGTACCACAAGATTGGGACGGTATTATTCCTGCGCTGCTTGCCCGCAAGTATGATGCAATTGTTGCATCTATGTCGATTACTGAAGAACGGAAAAAGAAAGTCGCTTTTACCAACAAATATTACCATACCCCTGTCAAATTTATTCGTAAAAAAGGTTCTAGCATTGAAGTAACTGATGGAGGCTTAAAAGGCAAAACGGTTGGTGTTCAACGTTCAACGGTTGCAGATAAATATATCACTGAAAAATACGGTGAAGTGGTGACGATTAAGCGCTATGGCACCCAGGATGAAGCTTATCTAGATATGAAAGCTGGCCGATTGGATTTATTATTAGGTGATATTATTCCACTAAATGATGGTTTCTTGAAAAAAGGAAATGATGATAAATTTGAGTTTGTCGGACCTGATATTACTGATAAACGTTGGTTCGGTGAAGGCATTGGGATTGCCTTACGTAAGCGGGATAAAGACTTAAAAGATAAGTTAAATATGGCGATTGAGCAGATTCGTAAAGACGGTACTTACGATAAAATCAGAGCCAACTATTTTGACTTTGATATTTATGGCGACTAA
- a CDS encoding ABC transporter ATP-binding protein — MSDIPALELIDIHKHFGKAEVLKGVSLTARKGDVISMIGSSGSGKSTFLRCVNMLEIPTAGEVKVHGEPIAMKIGRGKERVPADMRQVERIRSRLSMVFQSFNLWSHMTILDNIIEAPIRVLKLTKAEAIERAEALLHKVGIYQRKDYYPSHLSGGQQQRAAIARALAMDPEVMLFDEPTSALDPELVGEVLKVMRGLAEEGRTMLIVTHEMAFAKDVCNHVMFLHQGTIEEQGAPDELFNYPKSERLKQFLASSY, encoded by the coding sequence ATGTCAGATATACCCGCATTAGAATTAATTGATATTCATAAGCATTTTGGCAAAGCTGAAGTGTTAAAAGGGGTTTCACTTACTGCCCGTAAAGGTGATGTGATTTCCATGATTGGTTCATCCGGCTCAGGTAAAAGTACCTTTTTACGCTGTGTGAATATGCTGGAAATTCCAACTGCTGGCGAAGTTAAAGTGCATGGCGAACCCATCGCGATGAAAATTGGACGTGGTAAGGAACGCGTACCAGCTGATATGCGACAGGTTGAACGAATTCGCTCGCGTTTATCCATGGTATTTCAAAGCTTCAATTTATGGTCTCACATGACCATTCTTGACAATATCATTGAGGCACCTATTCGTGTATTGAAACTAACTAAAGCTGAAGCCATCGAAAGGGCAGAAGCTTTACTCCATAAAGTCGGTATTTATCAACGTAAAGACTACTATCCCAGCCATTTATCAGGAGGACAGCAGCAGCGTGCAGCCATTGCACGGGCACTGGCCATGGACCCTGAAGTCATGTTATTTGATGAACCTACTTCCGCGCTTGACCCTGAGTTGGTTGGTGAAGTACTGAAGGTCATGCGAGGTTTAGCAGAAGAAGGGCGCACAATGTTAATTGTTACCCATGAAATGGCTTTTGCTAAAGATGTGTGTAATCACGTGATGTTTTTACATCAAGGCACCATTGAAGAACAGGGCGCACCGGATGAGTTATTTAATTATCCAAAATCCGAGCGCTTAAAACAATTTCTAGCGAGTAGCTACTAG
- a CDS encoding GlxA family transcriptional regulator produces MVVTDLAAISKTNQPLHFGFLLLPNFSLIGFSSAIEPLRMANWVSGNNLYETVTISAEGAAVASSCGASVQVDTALDQIPPLDALFVVGASPVARTGNESVIAWLRQQDKNQQIALGGIGTGSYLLACAGLLEGYRATIHWWDIASLREEFPQTIVSNHLFEIDSNRFTCSGGTAAMDMMLFLIGKHHGLELASAISEQFVCERIRPGEDPQRAPLKVRIGTSHSKLVEAVTLMEANIEEPLSTDDLAFHVGVSRRHLERLFKKHLQSVPSKYYLQLRLERARQLLQQTDKAIAQVGLSCGFATASHFSTTYRSHFGVTPRQERQQLLNEK; encoded by the coding sequence ATGGTCGTCACTGATTTAGCCGCTATAAGCAAAACAAATCAACCATTGCATTTTGGCTTTTTACTGTTGCCGAACTTCTCCCTTATTGGCTTTTCGTCTGCGATTGAACCACTGCGTATGGCGAATTGGGTGAGTGGAAATAACCTTTACGAAACGGTCACTATTAGTGCGGAAGGTGCTGCAGTAGCCAGCAGTTGTGGTGCGTCGGTTCAAGTGGATACGGCTCTGGATCAGATTCCGCCACTGGATGCTTTGTTTGTGGTAGGAGCCAGCCCAGTGGCCAGAACGGGTAATGAGTCAGTGATTGCCTGGCTAAGGCAGCAAGATAAAAATCAGCAGATCGCTTTAGGTGGAATTGGCACCGGTAGCTATTTATTAGCTTGTGCAGGGTTGCTGGAGGGGTATCGGGCCACAATTCATTGGTGGGATATTGCCAGTTTACGGGAAGAGTTTCCTCAAACGATTGTATCTAATCACTTGTTTGAAATTGATAGTAATCGGTTTACTTGCAGTGGAGGTACTGCTGCGATGGACATGATGCTGTTTTTAATTGGTAAACACCATGGGCTGGAATTGGCATCCGCCATTTCAGAACAGTTCGTTTGTGAGCGCATTCGTCCCGGTGAAGACCCACAGCGGGCTCCATTGAAAGTGCGGATTGGTACTAGCCATAGCAAACTGGTGGAAGCGGTTACTTTGATGGAAGCCAATATAGAAGAGCCTTTAAGCACTGATGATCTGGCTTTTCATGTTGGGGTATCTAGGCGGCATTTAGAGCGATTATTCAAAAAGCATCTGCAAAGTGTCCCTTCAAAATACTATTTACAGCTGCGCTTAGAGCGTGCCAGACAGTTGTTACAGCAGACCGACAAGGCGATAGCTCAAGTGGGGTTAAGCTGCGGTTTTGCTACAGCATCACATTTTAGTACTACGTATCGGAGTCACTTTGGTGTGACCCCTCGACAAGAAAGACAGCAATTGTTGAATGAGAAGTAA
- a CDS encoding NAD-glutamate dehydrogenase, protein MSSVTTKKQDTIAKVVAVIQERLPAESQPAAIEFAQRFLAESITNEIIKQPFESLSSSVLSLWDYLQHRVPEAPLIRAFNPTFEDHGWESRHTIVEIITDDMPFLVSSISMALNRLNCAIELITHPVIAVSRSDEGELLQVHPQHDSSVTTTEAVMRFEVERESDAAKLKEIVEQTQQTLSDVRQAVHDWPAMADKLNEAIRSAEQANLPLPAEELAEELDFLRWVAEHHFTFLGFRVYQLSCDPQDGSCSLTLDTASSLGTFRSLGEDTPKILKLSPYMTERLLEPSLLVLTKSISRSTVHRPAHLDYIGIKRYDEAGKVIGEWRFFGLYSSTAYTTPHSDIPLLRRKAAHILEKASIPLNSHKGKTLRNILNHYPRDEMMQANFQQLEDTVLGILETQERRQLRIFIRPDIYGRFISAIIYVPRDRYNTELRLKMQNLLLKIFNGHSVEFNVQFSEQISARVQFTIHCENAQEIQYNTEEIESQMTRAMLSWMDNVKIALREKLGEAEANRIYKSYQQAYPAAYRDDFATTQALVDILRIEQLDDNHPLSTYLYRPQGSFGNLHFKVIGRGQTMALSDVLPILEQMGVRVLSARPYTISPQDHEPAWIIDFDIATDSAVELDVPSCKDEFQDTFVKAYTGAIENDGFNKLVVAAGLKCRKTIMLRAVCKYLLQLKVPFSQTYMEQTLARNAVITRLLTELFSWKFDPYHQDEERESRIEQLQNNIEQSLSSVSNLDEDRILRHYLSVIQAMLRTNYYQLGNDHLPKSYLSFKLKPTQIAIAPQPRPMFEIFVYSPWVEGVHMRGGKVARGGLRWSDRKEDFRTEILGLVKAQMVKNAVIVPAGAKGGFVAKQLPEAADRDTIQQEVVHCYTTFISGLLDITDNLVHGQTTPPNRVVRHDADDPYLVVAADKGTATFSDIANQIASDYGFWLGDAFASGGSNGYDHKKMGITARGAWESVKRLFLEQGVNTQQQDFTCVGIGDMGGDVFGNGMLLSEHIRLVAAFNHLHIFVDPNPNAATSFAERQRLFKLPRSSWTDYDQSLLSKGGGIYERSSKQITLSAEAQQALNLKSTTLTPSELIKAILKAPVDLLWNGGIGTYVKASSETDADVGDRANDALRVNANQLHCKVIGEGGNLGFTQLARVEFAQDGGYVTTDAIDNSAGVDSSDHEVNIKIAVSQVVENGDMTIKQRNQLLAEMTDEVAELVLKHNYQQSQILSITNQFAAELLPEQTQLIHQLEKQKRLKRKLEFLPNDEQIAERQQNQQGFSRPEQSVLLAYSKIKLHDELVASDISSDKDISKLLADYFPQPLVTQCQQALGSHPLKSEIIATHLTNLVVNRMGPTFYLRVQEQINSSPADIVRAYMTANAVLKLDSLWHAVDSLQTNLSHRVLNELFLGLQEVAEKVTVWLLRHETWPLPISKVVEKYRDPLNSVVEVLPKVLTGSNSQHFSQLLNHYTANGVPANLASSLATCRYLYSSLDIVAVALNQGEAVNTVASLYFALDNQLNLSWFRQSINTLPQRNLWQRKARITLADELDLALRQVCIQLILQTDTVTKPSERLNCWYNNNMARLKHSQSLMTEMQAAPQQDLAMLSVAVKELRRLT, encoded by the coding sequence ATGAGTAGTGTAACAACTAAAAAACAAGATACGATCGCCAAAGTCGTTGCTGTTATTCAAGAGCGCTTGCCAGCTGAATCGCAACCAGCTGCCATTGAGTTTGCTCAGCGGTTTCTAGCAGAAAGTATCACCAATGAAATTATCAAACAGCCCTTTGAAAGCCTCAGCAGCAGTGTTTTATCTCTGTGGGACTACCTTCAGCACAGAGTTCCCGAGGCGCCATTAATACGAGCATTCAACCCAACATTTGAAGACCATGGCTGGGAATCACGTCATACCATCGTAGAAATTATTACTGATGACATGCCCTTTTTAGTGTCGTCTATTTCAATGGCATTAAATCGACTAAATTGTGCTATTGAGCTAATTACCCACCCAGTGATTGCTGTCAGCCGAAGTGATGAAGGAGAACTACTGCAGGTTCATCCTCAACATGACTCCTCCGTGACAACCACTGAAGCTGTCATGCGTTTTGAAGTTGAAAGAGAAAGTGACGCAGCAAAACTGAAAGAAATTGTTGAGCAAACTCAGCAAACGCTGAGTGATGTTCGCCAAGCAGTCCATGACTGGCCAGCCATGGCGGATAAACTCAACGAAGCCATTCGCAGCGCCGAGCAAGCCAATTTGCCTTTACCAGCAGAAGAGTTGGCCGAAGAGCTGGATTTTTTACGTTGGGTAGCTGAGCACCATTTTACTTTTTTAGGCTTTCGTGTCTACCAGCTAAGTTGCGACCCACAAGACGGCAGTTGTTCCTTAACTCTCGATACTGCATCTAGTTTAGGGACATTTCGTTCATTGGGAGAAGACACACCTAAAATACTGAAACTGTCGCCTTATATGACTGAGCGATTATTGGAGCCATCCTTACTAGTACTAACCAAATCCATTAGTCGCTCTACCGTTCATCGACCCGCTCACTTGGATTACATTGGCATCAAGCGTTATGACGAGGCGGGCAAAGTCATCGGCGAGTGGCGTTTCTTTGGCCTGTATTCTTCTACTGCTTATACGACACCTCATTCTGATATCCCGTTATTACGGCGAAAAGCAGCACACATTTTAGAAAAAGCCAGTATTCCGTTGAATAGCCATAAAGGGAAAACCCTCCGTAATATTCTAAATCATTATCCCCGCGATGAAATGATGCAGGCCAACTTCCAGCAACTTGAAGATACCGTCCTTGGTATTCTAGAAACGCAGGAAAGACGCCAGCTACGAATATTTATTCGGCCTGATATTTATGGCCGATTTATTAGTGCAATCATCTATGTTCCCCGTGACCGGTATAACACCGAATTACGGTTAAAGATGCAGAATTTATTATTAAAAATATTTAATGGTCACAGCGTTGAATTTAATGTGCAGTTTTCTGAGCAGATTTCTGCCCGGGTACAATTTACCATTCATTGCGAAAATGCTCAGGAAATTCAATACAACACCGAAGAAATTGAAAGCCAAATGACTCGGGCAATGTTGTCATGGATGGATAATGTCAAAATTGCATTGAGAGAAAAACTAGGAGAGGCAGAAGCTAATCGTATTTACAAAAGCTATCAGCAAGCCTATCCAGCCGCTTATCGAGATGACTTCGCCACCACTCAGGCCCTAGTCGACATTCTGCGCATTGAGCAACTTGATGATAACCACCCTCTGTCAACCTATCTTTATCGCCCCCAAGGTAGCTTTGGTAACCTGCACTTTAAAGTGATTGGCCGTGGTCAAACCATGGCTTTATCTGACGTCTTACCTATTTTGGAACAAATGGGCGTTCGGGTGCTGTCTGCACGCCCTTACACCATTTCGCCACAAGACCATGAACCTGCCTGGATTATCGATTTTGACATTGCTACTGATAGTGCTGTTGAACTAGATGTGCCCAGCTGTAAAGACGAGTTTCAGGATACTTTTGTTAAAGCCTATACCGGTGCCATTGAAAACGACGGGTTCAACAAGTTGGTTGTCGCTGCTGGGTTAAAGTGTCGAAAGACCATCATGCTCAGAGCAGTATGTAAATACCTATTACAGCTTAAAGTTCCATTCAGCCAAACTTATATGGAGCAAACCCTGGCCCGTAATGCAGTCATCACTCGTTTGTTGACTGAACTGTTTAGCTGGAAGTTTGACCCCTATCATCAAGATGAAGAACGTGAGTCTCGGATTGAACAACTGCAAAATAACATTGAGCAATCTCTCAGCTCGGTGAGCAACCTAGATGAAGATCGGATTCTGCGCCACTACCTCAGTGTTATCCAAGCAATGTTGCGGACCAACTATTATCAGTTGGGCAACGACCATTTACCGAAAAGCTATCTTTCGTTCAAGCTGAAGCCCACTCAAATAGCCATTGCACCTCAGCCCAGGCCCATGTTTGAAATATTTGTCTATTCACCTTGGGTTGAAGGGGTCCACATGCGTGGCGGCAAAGTGGCTCGCGGCGGCTTACGCTGGTCAGATCGCAAGGAGGATTTCCGAACAGAAATTCTTGGTCTGGTAAAAGCCCAAATGGTGAAAAATGCAGTGATTGTGCCAGCCGGTGCAAAAGGCGGCTTTGTGGCCAAGCAACTACCAGAAGCAGCTGATCGCGATACTATTCAACAGGAAGTGGTCCATTGCTATACCACCTTCATTTCTGGTTTGCTGGATATCACTGACAACCTGGTGCATGGCCAAACCACGCCTCCCAACCGCGTTGTGCGACACGATGCCGATGATCCTTATTTAGTCGTTGCAGCAGACAAAGGCACTGCCACTTTTTCAGATATAGCCAACCAAATTGCCAGTGACTATGGCTTCTGGTTAGGAGATGCGTTTGCTTCGGGTGGCAGCAACGGCTATGACCATAAGAAAATGGGGATTACTGCCCGAGGGGCTTGGGAATCTGTTAAGCGATTATTCCTTGAGCAAGGTGTCAACACCCAACAGCAAGACTTTACCTGCGTAGGGATTGGCGATATGGGCGGCGATGTTTTTGGTAATGGTATGCTGCTTTCTGAGCATATTCGCCTGGTAGCGGCCTTTAACCATCTGCATATTTTTGTTGACCCTAACCCTAATGCCGCTACTAGTTTTGCTGAACGACAACGGCTGTTTAAGCTGCCCCGTTCCAGCTGGACAGATTACGACCAGAGCTTACTTTCTAAAGGTGGTGGCATTTATGAGCGGTCATCGAAGCAAATTACCCTATCAGCAGAAGCACAACAGGCATTAAACCTGAAAAGTACTACATTAACCCCTAGTGAGTTAATTAAGGCTATTTTAAAAGCGCCCGTTGATTTGCTTTGGAATGGGGGTATTGGTACCTATGTTAAGGCTAGCTCTGAAACCGATGCTGATGTGGGCGACCGAGCCAATGATGCGTTACGGGTCAATGCCAACCAACTTCACTGCAAGGTCATTGGTGAAGGCGGTAACTTAGGCTTTACCCAGCTGGCCCGGGTAGAGTTTGCCCAGGACGGTGGCTATGTGACTACTGATGCTATCGACAACTCTGCTGGGGTTGACTCGTCAGACCATGAGGTCAACATCAAGATTGCCGTGAGTCAAGTCGTTGAAAATGGTGATATGACCATTAAACAGCGCAACCAGCTGTTGGCTGAAATGACTGATGAAGTGGCTGAACTGGTGTTAAAGCATAATTATCAGCAAAGCCAGATACTTAGCATTACCAACCAGTTTGCTGCAGAGCTACTACCTGAACAGACCCAACTGATTCACCAGCTAGAAAAGCAAAAACGCTTAAAGCGCAAGCTGGAGTTTCTTCCTAATGACGAGCAAATAGCTGAGCGGCAGCAAAACCAGCAAGGCTTTTCTCGCCCTGAGCAAAGCGTGCTATTGGCCTACAGCAAAATTAAGCTGCATGATGAGCTGGTCGCATCGGATATCAGCTCAGATAAAGATATCAGTAAATTACTGGCAGACTATTTTCCTCAGCCCTTAGTTACCCAGTGCCAGCAAGCTTTGGGAAGTCATCCACTTAAGTCTGAAATTATTGCTACCCACCTAACCAATCTTGTAGTAAACCGGATGGGTCCTACTTTCTACCTACGAGTGCAAGAACAGATTAACAGCAGCCCAGCGGATATCGTGCGGGCTTATATGACAGCGAATGCAGTCTTAAAGCTAGACAGCCTCTGGCATGCAGTTGACAGCTTACAAACCAACCTGTCACATAGGGTGTTAAACGAGCTGTTCCTTGGCCTGCAGGAAGTCGCTGAAAAAGTAACCGTTTGGTTGCTACGTCATGAAACCTGGCCACTCCCCATTAGTAAAGTGGTTGAGAAGTATCGTGATCCATTAAACAGTGTGGTTGAAGTACTTCCCAAAGTCCTGACTGGGAGTAATTCTCAGCACTTTAGTCAGCTTCTTAACCACTACACAGCAAATGGGGTTCCTGCCAATCTGGCTTCGTCACTGGCAACCTGCCGCTACCTCTATAGCAGTCTGGATATTGTAGCGGTAGCATTAAATCAGGGAGAAGCTGTCAATACGGTTGCGTCGCTGTATTTCGCCTTAGATAACCAATTAAACTTGTCATGGTTCAGGCAAAGTATTAACACCCTGCCCCAGCGTAACTTATGGCAGCGCAAAGCCCGTATTACCTTGGCAGATGAATTGGATCTAGCCCTCAGGCAAGTATGTATCCAATTGATTTTACAAACCGACACGGTAACCAAGCCAAGTGAACGTTTGAATTGCTGGTACAACAATAATATGGCTCGTTTAAAACACAGTCAGTCGTTGATGACTGAAATGCAAGCAGCTCCTCAGCAGGATTTAGCCATGTTATCAGTGGCCGTCAAAGAGTTACGTCGCTTAACCTGA